A genomic segment from Epinephelus fuscoguttatus linkage group LG17, E.fuscoguttatus.final_Chr_v1 encodes:
- the eloa gene encoding elongin-A gives MAEELLETVDRLQSRLLENPEPRKLLKTFKRLGELPMTVDILVETGIGKTVNSFRKHELAGEVAKDLVAKWKKLVPQSADRPTNSHVKEAPRSHTHSRGPEVGGGGHRRTREPSPEEEPPYEEEEEEEDRGYHTNYLPSPPQHEQYSPPQQGYQSDEYESPEPEAEPSPPPPPPRKEVRHTKPNKEPNKNHHHGSHSDRNRDRDEERRQRHAQTSSDRGGGGSEGKKRSTDRERQQSPVQKSAKHSKKSTTHESKREEKKRGGDDGRLRAPKESPPKEEEEDYETPTMSFESFLTYDAPTPVKKKKKPSSSSSSHSRPSHSSSSTSSSHRSRTPPPTPSSSSKGSKANGTQSTKRSHSGSSSATPEKRKRVVEAAPTLPEIPLPAIQPNYRPLPSIDVTPLSPQRRKVPICNDEEDAGFTGKRFNSKMVVYSGSKTSYLPRMMTLYEQCIRVLQNNIDSIAEVGGVPFEILEPVLERCTPEQLYRIEQSNQWFTEDSDDLWMRHCQRDFKRETPQEYESWREMYLRLHDEREERLRLLTQNISSAHANKPKGRQVKMAFVNSVAKPPRDVRRRQEKFGTISGSSAASTAAAAPIKIRPATIDYSGEMGRSSSSQQNPSTSSSRSSAPGGGGGGGGGGGAGGGGPAARDKPQVKKIAPMMAKTIKAFKNRFSRR, from the exons ATGGCGGAGGAACTGCTGGAAACAGTGGACAGACTTCAGTCCCGGCTTCTGGAGAATCCAGAGCCTCGAAAG CTACTAAAGACTTTCAAAAGACTGGGGGAACTTCCCATGACTGTGGACATACTGGTG GAAACTGGAATTGGGAAGACTGTGAATTCTTTTAGGAAACATGAATTGGCTGGTGAGGTGGCAAAAGACCTTGTAGCCAAATGGAAAAAACTGGTTCCTCAGTCTGCAGACAG ACCCACCAACAGCCACGTCAAAGAAGCACCtcggtcacacacacactctcgaGGCCCAGAGGTAGGTGGTGGAGGACACAGACGCACCCGCGAGCCCTCCCCTGAGGAAGAGCCCCCCtatgaggaagaagaggaggaggaggatagaGGCTATCACACGAACTACTTGCCCTCACCACCTCAACACGAGCAGTACAGCCCCCCACAGCAAGGCTACCAGTCAGACGAGTACGAGAGTCCAGAGCCTGAGGCTGAGCCTagtcctccccctcctccccctcgcAAAGAGGTCCGCCAcaccaaaccaaacaaagaaCCCAACAAAAACCACCACCATGGTTCCCACAGCGACAGAAACAGGGACAGAGACGAGGAGCGGCGGCAACGCCATGCGCAGACAAGCAGCGATcgaggaggagggggtagtgAGGGGAAGAAACGCAGCACGgacagagagaggcagcagAGTCCAGTACAGAAGTCTGCAAAGCACAGCAAGAAGTCCACCACACATGAgagtaagagggaggagaagaagagaggaggagatgatg GGCGACTGCGGGCGCCAAAGGAGTCTCCACccaaagaggaggaagaagactATGAGACTCCCACGATGTCCTTTGAGTCTTTCCTCACATATGACGCCCCAACGCCtgtcaagaagaagaagaagccatcatcatcatcctcgtCACACAGTCGACCCTctcactcttcctcctccacgtCATCCTCCCATCGTTCACGCACCCCTCCGCCTacaccctcctcttcctccaagGGGAGCAAAGCTAATGGAACTCAGAGCACCAAGAGGTCACATTCAGGCTCCAGTTCAGCAACACCGGAAAAACGCAAGAGG GTAGTTGAAGCTGCTCCGACTCTCCCTGAAATCCCTCTGCCAGCAATTCAACCTAATTACAGACCTCTGCCCTCCATTGACGTCACACCATTGTCCCCTCAGAGACGGAAAG TTCCTATCTGCAACGACGAGGAGGACGCGGGGTTTACAGGGAAACGATTCAACTCAAAGATGGTGGTCTACTCTGGATCAAAGACCTCTTACTTGCCCAGGATGATGACTCTGTACGAGCAGTGTATCCGTGTGCTGCAGAACAACATTGACT CCATTGCTGAGGTGGGAGGAGTGCCATTTGAGATCCTGGAGCCGGTGCTGGAGAGATGTACACCAGAGCAACTGTACCGCATCGAGCAGAGCAACCAG TGGTTTACAGAGGACTCTGATGATCTTTGGATGCGTCACTGTCAGCGGGACTTTAAGCGCGAGACTCCTCAAGAGTACGAGTCGTGGAGGGAGATGTATCTGAGGCTGCATGACGAGCGCGAGGAGCGTCTGAGGTTGCTCACCCAGAACATCTCCTCCGCTCATGCCAACAAGCCAAAAG GGCGTCAGGTTAAGATGGCATTTGTGAATTCTGTCGCCAAGCCACCACGTGACGTCCGCCGTCGACAGGAGAAGTTCGGTACCATCAGTGGTTCGTCAGCTGCCtccactgcagctgctgctcccATCAA AATAAGACCCGCTACTATAGATTACTCTGGTGAAATGGgtcgctcctcctcctctcaacAAAACCCTTCAACCAGCTCTTCTCGCTCCTCAGCACCAGGCGGAGGAGGCGGAGgcggcggaggaggaggagctggaggaggaggacctGCCGCTCGGGACAAGCCACAGGTCAAAA AAATCGCCCCCATGATGGCCAAAACTATCAAAGCTTTCAAGAACAGATTCTCCCGCCGATAG
- the pithd1 gene encoding PITH domain-containing protein 1: MSGHGHDHGHGHGCGCEGEHEPAERGLEYGLYRRIDVEKLQCLNESRDGDGKLVFKPWDRRNERDKYVESDADEELLFNIPFTGSVKLKGIIISGEDDDSHPAEIRLYKNIPQMSFDDTGREPEQAFRLNRDPAAELEYPTKIARFSNVNHLSIHISKNFGAESTRIYYIGLRGEYSEAHRHEVTICNYEAAANPADHKVESIIPQTNFIS; this comes from the exons ATGTCCGGGCACGGTCACGATCATGGGCACGGGCACGGCTGCGGGTGCGAGGGGGAGCATGAGCCCGCGGAGAGGGGCCTGGAGTACGGACTGTACCGGCGGATCGACGTGGAAAAGCTGCAGTGTCTGAACGAGAGCAGAGACGGGGACGGGAAGCTGGTGTTCAAACCGTGGGATCGGCGGAATGAGCGGGACAAG tatGTGGAGAGTGATGCAGATGAAGAGCTGCTGTTCAATATCCC TTTTACAGGGAGCGTGAAGCTGAAGGGCATCATCATATCTGGAGAAGATGACGATTCTCATCCTGCTGAGATTCGACT GTATAAGAACATCCCTCAGATGTCCTTCGACGATACTGGCAGAGAACCCGAACAAGCCTTCAGACTCAACAGAGACCCTGCTGCTGAGCTAGAGTACCCAACAAA GATCGCTCGTTTTTCCAATGTTAACCATCTCTCCATCCACATCTCAAAGAACTTTGGAGCAGAGAGCACCAGGATCTACTACATCGGTCTGAGAGGAGAATACTCAGAG GCTCACAGACACGAAGTGACGATCTGTAACTATGAGGCCGCAGCGAACCCTGCAGATCACAAAGTGGAGAGCATCATCCCACAAACCAACTTCATTTCCtga